The following are from one region of the Hymenobacter radiodurans genome:
- a CDS encoding TonB-dependent receptor plug domain-containing protein, which yields MALRRSAELGEVRVEERAPSYSGITPTNTQVITSRDLTKSACCNLAESFETNAAVEVSTTDAVSGAKQIQLLGLDGAYSLLTVDNLPALRGLATPYRLSYLAGPWIESIDIIKGMGSVVNGYESMAGQVNVRLQDPAKTDRLLFNAYVNDLGKFDLNLNLSAPVNKKLSTALLLHSDHLGRRVDRNKDNFLDLPLATQFNVFNKWKYQSGNGIVSELGLGALRETRQGGQVGFREEAGNPYYGTSLQTDRYTGFSKTSYTWPGRPYQSLGLLLTATDHAFDSQYGRRTYDGRQRTGLATLLFQSVLGNTAHTYRVGLSYLHDNYREVLLQPDYASAPSETAAQRYQRENRSRQERVPGAFAEYTYQNARNLTVVGGLRLDRHNLYGWFLTPRLNIKYDATKNTVLRLAGGSGFRTANPIAENTGMLVSSRDFVVSNNLRPEQAWNVGGSFTQYFTLLGKPATFIADYYHTEFQNQVVADAYYSPYQLNISNLLPGGRSYSRSFQAEVQVTPVKGLEAKAAYKYLDVRTDYTGQLLAKPLTSSHRIFANIGYATAFDKWRADLTMQGFGKRPLAMSPGVEGQHSGHVPGEPLPMAPRFALFNTQVTRAFKHWEAYVGVENLTNYRQRNPIMGANDPFGPNFDAAMVWGPVYGRLTYVGFRFRLE from the coding sequence ATGGCCCTGCGCCGCTCTGCCGAGCTAGGCGAGGTGCGCGTAGAAGAACGAGCGCCTTCTTACTCTGGCATTACTCCTACCAATACGCAGGTCATTACCAGCCGCGACCTAACTAAGTCGGCCTGCTGCAACTTGGCGGAGAGCTTCGAAACCAACGCCGCGGTTGAAGTTTCGACCACTGATGCAGTATCGGGGGCCAAGCAGATTCAGCTATTAGGCCTGGATGGGGCTTATTCTCTGCTTACGGTAGATAATCTGCCGGCTCTGCGTGGCCTAGCTACGCCGTACCGACTAAGCTATCTGGCTGGCCCCTGGATCGAGAGTATCGACATTATCAAGGGCATGGGCTCGGTGGTGAACGGCTACGAAAGCATGGCCGGCCAGGTGAATGTGCGCCTGCAAGATCCCGCCAAAACCGACCGTTTGCTCTTCAATGCGTACGTCAACGACCTCGGCAAATTCGATCTTAATCTCAACCTCTCGGCCCCCGTCAATAAGAAACTCAGCACGGCTCTCCTCCTCCACTCCGATCACCTCGGCCGCCGCGTCGACCGCAACAAGGACAACTTTCTGGATTTGCCTTTGGCCACTCAATTCAACGTGTTCAATAAGTGGAAATACCAATCGGGCAACGGCATTGTGAGCGAATTGGGGCTTGGTGCTCTGCGCGAAACCCGCCAGGGCGGGCAGGTAGGGTTCCGGGAAGAAGCGGGTAACCCTTACTACGGCACCTCTCTCCAGACGGACCGCTACACAGGCTTTTCCAAAACCTCTTACACCTGGCCCGGCCGGCCCTATCAGAGCCTAGGCCTGCTGCTAACCGCCACCGATCACGCTTTTGATTCACAGTATGGGCGCCGCACCTACGATGGTCGCCAGCGTACGGGCTTGGCTACTCTGCTTTTCCAAAGCGTACTGGGCAATACTGCCCACACCTACCGCGTGGGGCTGAGTTATCTGCACGATAATTATCGGGAAGTATTATTGCAACCTGATTACGCCTCTGCGCCCTCTGAAACGGCCGCCCAGCGCTACCAGCGCGAAAATCGGAGTCGCCAGGAACGGGTGCCGGGTGCCTTCGCCGAATACACGTATCAGAATGCTCGTAACCTAACTGTGGTAGGTGGCCTGCGCCTCGACCGTCATAACCTGTACGGCTGGTTCCTGACGCCCCGCCTCAATATTAAGTACGACGCCACCAAGAATACTGTGCTGCGCTTAGCCGGTGGCTCCGGTTTCCGCACCGCCAATCCCATTGCTGAAAATACGGGTATGCTGGTTAGTTCCCGCGACTTTGTGGTGTCGAATAACCTGCGGCCGGAGCAAGCCTGGAATGTGGGGGGCAGTTTTACCCAATACTTTACGCTACTGGGCAAGCCCGCTACCTTCATAGCCGACTATTACCACACTGAGTTTCAGAACCAAGTAGTAGCCGATGCTTATTACTCGCCCTATCAGCTGAATATCAGCAATCTGCTGCCCGGTGGCCGCTCCTACTCGCGCAGCTTTCAGGCGGAGGTGCAGGTAACGCCAGTGAAGGGTTTGGAGGCTAAAGCGGCCTATAAATATCTGGATGTGCGCACCGACTATACGGGTCAGCTATTGGCCAAGCCACTCACGTCTTCCCATCGCATTTTCGCTAATATCGGTTACGCCACTGCCTTCGATAAGTGGCGCGCCGACCTGACGATGCAGGGTTTCGGCAAGCGCCCCTTGGCTATGAGCCCAGGCGTGGAAGGACAGCATAGCGGGCACGTGCCAGGCGAGCCGCTGCCCATGGCGCCCCGCTTTGCCTTGTTCAATACTCAGGTTACCCGCGCCTTCAAGCACTGGGAAGCCTACGTTGGCGTTGAGAACTTAACGAACTATCGCCAGCGCAACCCCATTATGGGAGCCAATGACCCATTTGGGCCGAATTTTGACGCAGCTATGGTTTGGGGACCAGTTTATGGTCGACTCACTTACGTTGGTTTTCGCTTCCGGCTGGAGTAG
- a CDS encoding heavy-metal-associated domain-containing protein, producing the protein MKSLKSILFTFLLVALAPLAHAQTKAPAKVKADATAQIALKTSAVCDMCKTRLEKALAYEKGVQAANLDVPTQMLTVTYRPDKTNPATLRTAVQRTGYDADAQPADTRAYDKLPECCKKTNAVHSDGAKH; encoded by the coding sequence ATGAAAAGCCTTAAGTCCATCCTCTTCACCTTCCTGTTAGTAGCCTTAGCGCCGCTGGCCCACGCCCAAACGAAGGCACCTGCCAAGGTAAAAGCTGACGCTACGGCTCAGATTGCCCTTAAAACATCCGCCGTGTGCGACATGTGTAAAACCCGGCTCGAGAAGGCACTAGCCTACGAGAAAGGGGTTCAGGCAGCTAACCTCGATGTACCTACTCAGATGCTCACGGTTACCTACCGCCCTGATAAGACCAACCCTGCCACCCTGCGCACGGCTGTACAGCGCACCGGCTACGATGCCGACGCCCAGCCCGCCGACACACGCGCCTATGATAAGCTGCCTGAGTGCTGCAAAAAAACCAACGCTGTTCATAGCGACGGGGCAAAGCACTAG
- a CDS encoding LytR/AlgR family response regulator transcription factor — translation MKISCLLLDDDPLVLELLQAYIAMTDILEVKAVFTDPLEAHSYLTSHDVQVLFSDVTMPHLSGLDLVRALRQPPLVVLMTSFPQYAMEAFNLDVIDFLLKPISLDRFLRSVSKAVSLIRNSSSSEAEIYDQILRPGSFFIRTDSQFVRLHYRDVLYMEALKDFTKINTADGRTHLTLVNLKNLEEQLPTGMFVRTHRSYLVNANHIESVSTHEVRVGSHCLPVGQTYRERLTEGVIGRSLIRRQH, via the coding sequence ATGAAGATCAGTTGTCTGCTTCTCGACGATGACCCGCTGGTGCTGGAGTTGTTGCAGGCGTATATAGCCATGACGGATATACTGGAAGTGAAGGCCGTGTTTACCGATCCGTTGGAGGCCCACAGCTACCTTACCAGCCACGATGTGCAGGTGCTGTTCTCTGATGTTACGATGCCTCACCTCAGTGGCCTCGATCTGGTACGAGCCCTACGTCAGCCGCCGCTGGTAGTCCTGATGACTTCCTTTCCGCAGTACGCTATGGAAGCCTTTAACCTCGACGTCATCGACTTCTTGTTAAAGCCTATTTCCCTCGATCGTTTTTTGCGCTCTGTCAGCAAAGCAGTAAGCTTAATTCGCAATTCTTCGTCGAGCGAAGCTGAGATATACGACCAGATTCTGCGCCCGGGCTCCTTTTTCATCCGCACAGATTCCCAGTTTGTACGCCTACATTACCGCGACGTGCTGTATATGGAGGCCCTCAAGGACTTCACTAAGATTAATACCGCCGACGGACGCACTCATTTAACACTGGTTAACCTCAAAAATTTGGAAGAACAATTACCCACTGGCATGTTCGTGCGCACCCATCGCTCTTATCTAGTCAATGCCAACCATATTGAGTCGGTAAGCACCCATGAAGTGCGCGTTGGTAGCCACTGCCTACCTGTAGGGCAAACGTACCGGGAACGCCTGACGGAGGGTGTTATCGGCCGCTCACTTATCCGGCGGCAACATTAG
- a CDS encoding tetratricopeptide repeat-containing sensor histidine kinase: MLIGAGLGTTVYASNPTPLTFAQQHQQASHPVTVADPLHVLKQAKIALEAATKVKNAPQTAVAQLQLGRALEGLHRYDEAEPHFAAALRYYVRTRNSDKAATVRYALGSAQFSQGDTGKARETYLLALKSFTVLQNLAGVAHGHELLGHLYTSEAKWPQALKNHEQALVAWQKAGNEYQTVVAMNNMAHVHRQQRHYSRALYHLQRAYRKALEYQDSACTGQTLASIGQVYQAMNNQEVAMGFYTQALTNLPPTTAPGYTADLLHCLATAHDSIGNHERASAYLKQALPLARQAGALSRVSSIYQSLSNLYQRDNQYSLSLDALRHYAELQDSVFAEQRSAQVAELQTRYETEKKEREIQLLTKDRQIQASQLRRQQLLRDVLLTGTAVLIVLAGVLYRSRRRHRRLNSLLQQQNVDIQAQRDELGQLNRTKNTLFSVISHDLRSPLGSLYSMLSLLNMGALPPERLAVHSERLSRMLDTTLSLLDNLLNWSAAQMGGEATRPEPVYLDEAVEETLSLLLSDAERKGIYLLNHVEEPCVVHADLNMIRLVLRNLVANAIKFTPAAGTVTVAAQPLGTMWEITVTDSGMGISTTDREKIFGQGGPHTTLGTAREKGTGLGLLLCKDFVERNGGKLSFESEVGQGSIFRFTLPASTQILGISRNPNVAAG; this comes from the coding sequence TTGTTGATTGGTGCCGGCTTGGGCACTACAGTGTATGCGTCAAATCCGACACCTCTTACCTTTGCCCAACAGCATCAGCAAGCCAGTCACCCGGTTACTGTAGCCGATCCACTTCACGTTCTGAAGCAGGCCAAAATTGCTTTAGAAGCTGCTACGAAAGTTAAAAATGCCCCCCAGACTGCTGTTGCGCAATTGCAACTAGGACGTGCTCTGGAAGGCTTGCACCGCTATGATGAGGCGGAGCCACACTTCGCCGCCGCGCTACGCTACTATGTACGGACGCGTAATTCGGATAAAGCCGCCACCGTTCGGTATGCGTTAGGTAGTGCCCAGTTTAGCCAAGGCGATACCGGCAAGGCCCGCGAAACATATCTGCTTGCTTTGAAATCGTTTACTGTGCTTCAGAACCTAGCTGGTGTGGCTCATGGGCATGAATTGCTAGGGCATTTATATACTAGCGAGGCTAAATGGCCCCAAGCCCTGAAAAACCACGAGCAGGCGCTAGTAGCTTGGCAAAAGGCTGGAAACGAGTACCAGACGGTGGTAGCTATGAACAATATGGCCCATGTACACCGCCAACAGCGCCACTACAGCCGCGCCCTTTATCATCTGCAACGTGCTTACCGCAAGGCATTAGAGTATCAGGATAGTGCCTGCACCGGCCAAACGCTTGCCAGCATTGGACAGGTATATCAGGCCATGAACAACCAGGAAGTGGCAATGGGATTTTATACCCAGGCGCTTACCAATTTGCCCCCTACCACGGCTCCAGGCTATACCGCCGACCTGCTGCACTGCTTGGCCACTGCCCACGATTCAATTGGCAATCATGAGCGGGCCAGCGCTTACCTAAAGCAAGCTTTGCCCTTGGCCCGGCAGGCAGGCGCGCTTAGCCGGGTGAGTAGCATTTATCAGTCGCTGTCAAATCTGTACCAGCGCGACAACCAGTATTCATTGAGTCTGGACGCTTTGCGTCATTATGCTGAGTTGCAGGATAGTGTATTTGCCGAGCAACGTTCAGCGCAGGTGGCTGAATTGCAGACGCGCTATGAAACTGAAAAGAAGGAGCGCGAAATTCAGTTGCTGACTAAAGACCGGCAAATTCAGGCCAGCCAGCTGCGCCGTCAGCAACTGTTGCGTGATGTGCTCTTGACCGGAACAGCCGTGCTGATCGTGCTGGCTGGGGTATTATATCGTAGTCGCCGCCGCCATCGCCGCCTCAATAGTTTGCTGCAGCAGCAGAACGTAGATATCCAGGCTCAACGTGATGAATTAGGACAGCTAAACCGAACCAAAAACACGTTGTTCTCGGTGATTTCGCATGATTTGCGCAGCCCGCTGGGGTCTTTGTATTCAATGCTTTCCCTACTCAATATGGGCGCATTGCCTCCTGAGCGGCTTGCAGTACACTCCGAACGGCTTAGCCGAATGTTGGATACTACTCTGAGCCTGCTCGACAACCTGCTGAATTGGTCAGCGGCACAGATGGGGGGCGAAGCAACTCGGCCTGAGCCCGTATACCTCGATGAGGCTGTGGAGGAAACCCTGTCGCTGCTGCTCAGTGATGCCGAACGAAAAGGAATTTACTTGCTAAACCACGTCGAGGAACCCTGTGTAGTGCACGCCGACCTGAATATGATTCGGTTGGTGCTGCGCAATCTGGTGGCGAATGCCATTAAGTTTACACCTGCTGCTGGTACCGTAACCGTAGCAGCGCAGCCCTTGGGCACTATGTGGGAAATTACGGTCACCGACTCAGGGATGGGTATTTCCACTACCGATCGGGAGAAAATCTTTGGGCAGGGCGGACCTCATACTACGCTCGGCACGGCCCGTGAGAAAGGTACTGGTCTGGGCCTGCTGCTCTGCAAAGACTTTGTGGAGCGCAACGGCGGCAAACTTAGCTTTGAGAGTGAGGTAGGGCAGGGCAGTATCTTCCGGTTCACTTTGCCCGCCTCAACTCAGATTCTCGGAATTAGTCGGAACCCTAATGTTGCCGCCGGATAA
- a CDS encoding fatty acid desaturase — MHTTATAHPSAATTRLKPAPVGNKGVLVAGVIMLSWGALLTFLLAFYEPNWRTPWPYLLLLLQTHLYTGLFITAHDAMHGVVSADKRLNNGLGTVAALLFAFNWFPRMLPKHHQHHRHVGTHDDPDFHDGHHPGFLPWLARFAWNYVTWWQIVLMAATYNVLKLSFPQANVIAFWMVPAILATVQLFFFGTYLPHRGEHAEHNLHKSRSQFRHHLWAFMSCYFFGYHYEHHDQPYLPWWRLWQAKETAAR, encoded by the coding sequence ATGCATACAACAGCAACCGCTCATCCTTCCGCTGCTACTACGCGCCTCAAACCTGCGCCAGTTGGCAATAAGGGTGTGCTAGTTGCTGGGGTGATTATGCTGAGTTGGGGGGCTTTATTAACGTTTCTACTGGCGTTTTACGAGCCTAATTGGCGTACGCCGTGGCCGTACCTACTGCTGTTACTCCAAACACATTTGTATACGGGCCTATTTATCACCGCCCACGACGCAATGCATGGCGTGGTAAGCGCTGATAAACGCCTGAATAATGGCTTGGGCACTGTGGCTGCATTGTTATTTGCTTTCAACTGGTTTCCTCGGATGCTGCCGAAGCATCACCAGCATCACCGCCATGTGGGCACCCATGATGACCCCGATTTTCACGATGGTCATCACCCAGGTTTTTTGCCCTGGCTGGCGCGCTTTGCCTGGAATTACGTTACATGGTGGCAGATTGTACTGATGGCGGCAACCTACAATGTGTTGAAGCTATCTTTCCCGCAGGCGAATGTCATTGCCTTCTGGATGGTGCCGGCTATTCTGGCTACGGTGCAGCTGTTCTTTTTTGGTACGTATCTGCCCCACCGCGGCGAGCACGCCGAGCACAACTTGCATAAATCTCGCAGTCAGTTTCGCCATCATTTGTGGGCGTTCATGAGCTGTTATTTCTTCGGCTATCACTACGAGCACCACGACCAGCCCTATTTGCCTTGGTGGCGGCTGTGGCAGGCGAAAGAGACTGCTGCTCGTTAG
- a CDS encoding 4-hydroxy-3-methylbut-2-enyl diphosphate reductase, whose product MPHHLSVRIDPNSGFCFGVIYAIQMAEDILEEQGYLYCLGDIVHNDEEVERLEERGLRIIDYDTLAQLRDEKVLIRAHGEPPSTYQTGLENNLTLIDASCPVVLKLQNRIKTSYDKQEKIFIYGKHGHAEVRGLLGQTSGNAVVFENLDELLGHELPPNITLYSQTTKSTDSFYRIKGELEERGYAINANDTICRQVSNRDKDLRKFAAQFDQIVFVSGTKSSNGKVLYQVCKDTNPQTHFISKVEEICASWFEPGQSVGICGATSTPMWLMEDVRDALLAL is encoded by the coding sequence ATGCCGCACCATCTGAGCGTCCGTATCGACCCTAACTCTGGCTTTTGCTTCGGTGTTATCTATGCCATCCAAATGGCCGAAGATATCCTGGAAGAACAGGGCTACTTATACTGCCTAGGCGACATTGTGCACAATGACGAGGAAGTAGAGCGCCTGGAAGAGCGTGGACTGCGCATTATTGACTACGATACCCTGGCGCAATTGCGCGATGAGAAAGTACTGATTCGGGCCCACGGCGAGCCACCCAGTACTTACCAAACAGGCTTAGAAAATAATCTGACCTTGATTGACGCTTCGTGCCCGGTGGTGCTGAAGCTGCAAAATCGCATCAAAACCAGCTACGATAAGCAGGAAAAAATATTCATTTACGGCAAGCACGGTCACGCTGAAGTGCGCGGCTTACTGGGCCAGACCAGCGGCAACGCCGTCGTTTTCGAGAACCTAGACGAGTTGTTGGGCCACGAATTGCCCCCCAACATCACACTCTACAGCCAAACCACGAAAAGCACCGACAGCTTTTACCGCATTAAGGGTGAACTGGAAGAGCGAGGTTACGCCATCAATGCCAACGATACCATCTGTCGGCAGGTGAGCAACCGGGATAAAGACCTTCGTAAGTTTGCTGCCCAGTTCGACCAAATTGTATTTGTGTCGGGCACGAAGAGCAGTAACGGCAAAGTGCTCTATCAAGTCTGCAAGGATACCAACCCTCAAACCCACTTTATTTCGAAAGTGGAAGAAATTTGTGCCAGTTGGTTTGAGCCAGGCCAATCAGTTGGTATTTGTGGGGCTACCAGTACGCCCATGTGGCTCATGGAAGATGTACGCGACGCTCTGTTGGCGCTCTGA
- a CDS encoding DUF2141 domain-containing protein: MVRSLFSLTLLQVIAFVSAASALCCTGTTDSDMSASHAISGSVTNLRNARGTCYVSLYNRKEGFPGKKSIATQKVQLTAKECVFIFEKLPKGDYAIAAYHDENNNGRLDTNFIGIPTEGFAFSNNPSATMGPPSFAEAKVVVHSSRVKVQLTMKY, translated from the coding sequence TTGGTTCGCTCCTTGTTTTCCCTCACCCTGCTACAAGTAATAGCCTTCGTTTCGGCGGCCTCAGCGCTCTGTTGCACCGGTACTACCGATTCCGATATGTCTGCCAGCCACGCCATTAGCGGCAGCGTTACTAACCTGCGGAATGCTCGCGGCACCTGCTACGTATCGCTTTACAACCGCAAAGAAGGGTTTCCGGGCAAGAAGTCGATAGCGACTCAAAAAGTGCAGTTAACGGCAAAGGAGTGCGTTTTCATCTTTGAGAAGCTGCCTAAAGGCGACTACGCCATAGCGGCCTACCACGACGAGAACAACAACGGCCGTCTCGACACCAATTTCATCGGTATTCCTACTGAGGGCTTCGCGTTCTCCAATAATCCGAGTGCTACGATGGGCCCGCCGTCTTTTGCCGAAGCAAAAGTAGTGGTGCATAGCAGCCGCGTGAAGGTGCAGCTAACGATGAAATATTAG
- a CDS encoding phytoene/squalene synthase family protein, producing the protein MDHVALFDQTSLACSKLITKRYSTSFTLGIRTLDPRFHLPVYAVYGFVRWADEIVDTFHDHDKAALFADFRRQTYEALDTRFSLSPVLHAFQLMVHRYGIDREFIEAFLRSMEMDLEDRNYNQSLYSDYIYGSAEVVGLMCLRIFCEGDTAMFDRLREPARRLGSAFQKINFLRDIRSDYEERGRVYFPGVSYEHFNDTVKRDIEADIRTDFEAGYAGIVQLPRAARLGVYLAYVYYLKLFHKIRQLPATQILGGRVRVPDNTKLLLLVGSYFRYRLRAI; encoded by the coding sequence TTGGACCACGTAGCTCTTTTTGATCAAACCAGCTTGGCGTGTAGTAAGCTGATTACGAAGCGCTACAGCACGTCGTTTACGTTGGGCATTCGTACGCTCGACCCACGGTTTCACTTGCCGGTGTATGCCGTGTATGGCTTCGTGCGCTGGGCCGACGAAATTGTGGATACTTTCCACGACCACGACAAAGCGGCTCTATTTGCCGATTTCCGGCGCCAGACCTACGAGGCGCTCGATACGCGCTTCAGCCTGAGCCCGGTGCTACACGCATTTCAGCTGATGGTGCACCGCTACGGCATTGATCGGGAGTTTATTGAGGCATTCCTGCGGAGCATGGAAATGGACTTGGAGGACCGCAACTACAACCAGTCGCTTTATAGCGACTATATCTACGGTTCGGCGGAAGTAGTCGGACTGATGTGTCTGCGCATCTTCTGCGAGGGCGATACCGCTATGTTTGACCGCTTGCGTGAGCCAGCGCGTCGGTTGGGATCTGCTTTCCAGAAAATCAATTTCCTGCGGGATATTCGCTCTGACTACGAAGAGCGGGGTCGGGTATATTTTCCCGGTGTGAGCTACGAGCATTTCAACGATACTGTGAAGCGCGACATTGAGGCCGACATTCGTACTGATTTCGAGGCTGGCTACGCGGGTATTGTGCAGTTGCCACGGGCGGCGCGCTTGGGCGTATACCTCGCATATGTGTATTACCTGAAGCTTTTTCACAAAATCCGCCAGTTGCCCGCCACGCAAATCCTCGGCGGCCGCGTGCGCGTACCCGACAACACGAAATTATTGTTGCTGGTCGGCTCGTATTTCCGCTACCGGCTTCGCGCCATATAA
- a CDS encoding phytoene desaturase family protein, giving the protein MSKQVLVIGAGFAGLSAATSLAQRGYQVTVLEKNEGPGGRARVFRAEGFTFDMGPSWYWMPDVFEQYFARFGHRVADFYDLVRLDPSYAVIFGDNDFLDIPAAMPAIRAMFEQLEPGSAVQLDEFLRQAAYKYEVGINKFVHMPGRSLLEFADPRLLVDAVRLDVLQSMSRHVRRFFKHEKLIKLMEFPVLFLGATPENTPALYSLMNYADLALGTWYPRGGMHKIVEGMVQVAQQQGVKLEYNQEVQEIRVENGRATGVQTAAGFRAADIVVAGADYHHAEQQLLAPQHRHYDEKYWDSRTMAPSSLLFYLGVNKRLKNLRHHNLFFDEDFGRHAQEIYEQPQWPTKPLFYASLPSQTDPTVAPDGCENLFLLVPVAPDLADPEETRERYYYLIMDRLERLTGQSIRDAVIYKRSYAHSDFVADYHSYKGNAYGLANTLKQTAILKPTLKSKKVSNLYFTGQLTVPGPGVPPSLISGQVVAGEIFKEFSID; this is encoded by the coding sequence GTGAGTAAACAAGTTTTAGTTATTGGGGCAGGCTTCGCGGGACTGTCGGCAGCTACATCCCTAGCGCAGCGCGGCTACCAAGTCACAGTGCTGGAGAAAAACGAAGGCCCAGGTGGACGGGCACGCGTGTTTCGGGCCGAAGGCTTCACTTTCGATATGGGCCCCAGCTGGTATTGGATGCCCGATGTGTTTGAGCAATACTTCGCTCGTTTTGGGCACCGGGTAGCTGATTTCTATGACTTGGTGCGCCTTGATCCTTCGTACGCCGTCATTTTTGGCGATAACGACTTTCTGGATATTCCGGCAGCTATGCCCGCCATTCGGGCCATGTTTGAGCAACTGGAGCCCGGTAGCGCGGTACAACTCGATGAGTTTTTGCGACAGGCTGCTTATAAGTATGAGGTTGGCATAAACAAATTTGTACACATGCCCGGCCGCTCGTTACTGGAGTTTGCCGACCCACGCCTGCTTGTCGATGCCGTGCGGCTGGATGTGTTGCAGAGTATGAGCCGGCACGTGCGCCGCTTTTTCAAGCACGAGAAGCTCATTAAGCTCATGGAGTTTCCGGTTCTGTTTCTGGGTGCTACTCCCGAAAATACGCCCGCGCTGTACTCACTGATGAACTACGCCGACCTAGCGCTGGGCACGTGGTACCCGCGGGGCGGCATGCACAAGATAGTGGAAGGCATGGTGCAAGTAGCCCAGCAGCAAGGTGTGAAGCTGGAATACAACCAAGAAGTGCAGGAGATACGCGTAGAAAACGGCCGTGCGACGGGCGTGCAAACTGCGGCTGGCTTTCGTGCCGCTGATATTGTAGTAGCTGGCGCCGATTACCATCACGCCGAGCAACAATTATTAGCCCCCCAGCACCGGCACTACGACGAAAAGTATTGGGATTCTCGCACAATGGCGCCTTCGTCGTTGCTGTTTTATCTGGGAGTGAATAAGCGGCTGAAAAACTTACGTCATCACAACCTCTTCTTTGATGAGGACTTTGGCCGCCACGCCCAGGAGATCTATGAGCAGCCGCAGTGGCCCACCAAACCATTGTTTTACGCCTCCTTGCCTTCTCAAACCGACCCCACGGTAGCGCCTGACGGCTGCGAAAACTTGTTCCTGCTAGTGCCCGTTGCCCCAGACTTAGCCGACCCAGAGGAAACCCGCGAGCGGTATTATTACCTGATTATGGATCGCTTGGAGCGACTGACCGGCCAGAGCATCCGCGATGCGGTGATCTATAAGCGCAGCTATGCGCATAGCGACTTCGTGGCCGATTACCATAGCTACAAAGGCAATGCGTATGGTTTGGCTAATACACTCAAGCAAACCGCCATTCTCAAGCCCACGCTGAAAAGTAAAAAGGTAAGTAATCTGTATTTTACGGGGCAGCTTACGGTGCCTGGCCCCGGCGTGCCGCCCTCCCTGATATCTGGGCAGGTAGTGGCCGGGGAAATATTTAAAGAATTCTCAATCGACTAA
- a CDS encoding sigma-70 family RNA polymerase sigma factor, protein MTSLEFTNQVQKISYSLKPVAMNLTRDADDAKDLVQETLLKALLNKDKFKAGTNLKAWLYTIMRNTFINNYNKITKRNSNIDSTEYFQYFNTDENYITHNGASSDFVVTDINEAIATLSADYRTPFMMYYIGYKYLEIAEKLQIPIGTVKNRIHIARKELKQALKVYAPGV, encoded by the coding sequence ATGACCTCTCTGGAATTCACCAATCAAGTACAAAAGATTTCCTATTCGCTGAAGCCCGTGGCGATGAACCTGACCCGCGATGCTGACGATGCAAAGGACCTAGTACAGGAAACTTTACTCAAAGCGTTGTTGAACAAGGACAAGTTCAAGGCTGGGACCAATTTGAAGGCATGGTTGTACACCATCATGCGCAACACCTTCATTAACAACTATAACAAGATCACCAAGCGCAATAGCAATATTGACAGCACGGAGTATTTCCAATACTTCAATACCGACGAGAATTACATTACCCACAATGGTGCTTCGAGCGACTTCGTAGTAACCGACATCAACGAGGCAATTGCCACGCTCTCGGCCGATTATCGTACTCCATTTATGATGTACTATATCGGCTACAAGTACCTGGAGATTGCCGAGAAACTACAGATTCCGATTGGTACCGTTAAAAACCGTATTCACATTGCCCGCAAAGAGCTCAAGCAGGCATTGAAAGTATACGCCCCCGGTGTGTAG